The Streptomyces sp. ICC1 DNA window CCACCGCTCTCGGTGCGGCCCTGGCTCTCGGGGCCGGGACGACCGCCGCCTTCGCCGACGAGGCCCAGACCGCCCTGAGCGGCACCGCCCAGCTGGTGGCCGCCCAGGCCGGCGCGCAGGCCGCGGCCGCGGCCGCCGCCGCGAAGCCGGCCGGCCTGTGGGACAAGCCGCTGTCGAAGTACACGCTCTCGGCGACCTTCGGCAAGGGCGGCACCATGTGGTCGCACAAGCACTCCGGCCAGGACTTCGCCGTCCCGGTCGGCACCCCGGTCGACGCCGTCTCGGCGGGCACCGTGGTCAAGGCCGGCCCGAACGGCG harbors:
- a CDS encoding M23 family metallopeptidase; the encoded protein is MSAKRVTTRRTRIAVGATALGAALALGAGTTAAFADEAQTALSGTAQLVAAQAGAQAAAAAAAAKPAGLWDKPLSKYTLSATFGKGGTMWSHKHSGQDFAVPVGTPVDAVSAGTVVKAGPNGGGDGPAYGNAIVIKHANNTYSQYAHLSKIKVKIGQKVSKDTQIALSGNTGNSSGPHLHFEIRTTPNYGSAVNPVSFLRAVGVTV